The Nicotiana sylvestris chromosome 6, ASM39365v2, whole genome shotgun sequence genomic sequence TTCCCTTCTATTCTAAATTAAATACTTAGGACAAGGTGTGACAAGCACATGGTTTTGAAAAAAAGTTCAAAATCGTGCTGAAACATTTCCCCTGTGCTTCAGTGCGGAGCTAGGCGGGCGAAAGTGGGTCTTTCGCCAAAAATTACACTGTATgtacaatattaaaaaaaaatcatatgtATATATTACATTTTAAACCCCTTTATATTTTtgtatgttttctttatttttcgaaTCCTCCCGATGAAAATCATGTTTCCACTACTGGTTAAAGGTATTTAAGAAAAGAACATCATATTATACAAAGTGTTTCAGGACAAGGAGGCTGCCGTCAATCATCTATTCTCCGAAAATCATATTGATCAACAGATATCCTAGCCAAGTTGacaggaacaacaacaacaacaacgatccagtaaaatcccactattGTGTCTAAAAAGGGTAGTATGTATGTAAACCTTACCCCTAACCTGATGGATAGAGAGGCTAGCCAAGTTGAAAGCCAGGATAAAAAGTTTTCAAAAGCTGAATCCTTGTTGatgttttcatttatttttcagGAAGAGAGATATATACACTGGTAACACAAAGTAAGGGGAAGACAACAAACTAAAAGACAACCATAAAATGGAAGAAACACAAACAACAGATCAAAAGATGACCAAATATGGTGTCCATTTTGGAGAAATGCAAAATGGTTTTTAGTAAGAGGTATTCCAATCAGACCAGTTAGCTTCACTTCCAACTCTGGGGATGCTATTAACCcttgaatacatatccactttgAAATTAGCTCCACACATTGCCCCTTCACTATCTACTCTTGGCATTGCCCTCATCTTGTTCATTGGATGATCAAAATTCATCAGCCCTTTCTCACTGTGAAACATACAACCTGTGCATTTCATTCACAAAAAAAAATGTATCAACCAATCAAACAGAATTCAACAAACTGCCATGTTAAACAATAGAAAAATCATTTTTTCCTCGCTATGACTCAGTGACGGGGACACCCTTTAGTAAGGGGTGTCATCCCGACCTAAATATTATTCTCAAAAATGTGTATATATGTGTGTTTCATTCTGCAGGATAAACTCTAACTTTTTTCATCGCCCCACCCAAGGCGAATCGCACAAAAGATCTTCCCACTAATGCTTTCATTCTCCCGGGTATAATACTGGTAAATAACCCTCTTTCTTCTCTCATACACGGTTGTTGAGACACACTAAGTAGTCATGGGAAAGATAAAAATATCTCTGTGTGGAGAATATTGAGATAGCTTCTTCCTTCTCTGTGCATGGGTTAGCCCTTGATCGGatgattatttttatttaaaagttaaaaaatagaGTTCTTCTCACTTTAACAACTGAATTTTTTTCTAACAACTCAAAAGGCGATTCCCCCACTATCTACAACTCCAGACGCGACAAGAGTGCTACACTAAGCCAACACCGCAATGTAAGTATTAATTTAGGATAGGAAGTAAAATCCTAAAACTATAATAATCTTGCACAAAATCACGTGTAAGCTAGTGTTTCGACTCTACGGTCAAATCCCAATTACTTGTAGATCGATATTACCTGTGGGAAAAGGTGCAAATGACTTTGCACATCCAGCTTTAATAACCTCTAAATCATCAGAAATCACAACAGAACCATCAGCAGCAATACCCCAGAACAGCTTCACTCCACCATCTGAACCCTACAATTATTTCACAATAGCAGTAAGAAAAGAATATCTTTTTATTTTCCTCTAATAAATAATGCAGACGTTACACAAATTCCTTAGTTAGGTGAATACTTACCAAGGCAACAAATACAGTTCCAGTCTTACTGTCATAGATAACAAAGGCATAGCTTCCATCAAAATCCTTAATAACTTGATCAGCTGGATAGGGTCCCCTGTCCCTCAATGTTCTGTAGGCTTCTATTACTAGCATGGCTTCATTTGTACCTTTTGATAGCCCATATTGTTTTATTTGTGCACATAAGTTGTTCAGGCTCCCCAAAAACAAGCAGTATATATCATCATACCCACAAAACAACCTTCCAAAAGAAGAACACCATCAATCCAAAATTCTTTGGTTTTGACGAAAGAATCAAAATAAAAACAGCAAAACACTTAAGTTTATATTTCCTCCGTTCTAATTTCTATGGTCTAGTTTGACTGCACACAAAATTTTAACAAAAAATTATAGACTTTTAAAACTTGTTAAAAATTTGAGCAGATGCTGGAGTAGAAATCAACCCCAAGCAACCCACTAAAAGTCAAGTTATGCCCCCCTTCCTCCTCTCCTAATTCAACCAATGCAATTGACTATGCTTTAAGTCTTAAGGCCCCAATACATGTTATTTAAGCTATAAACAtatccattttttaaaaaattaccgGAGGTCAGTGATCCCTAGACCCTAAGGATAGGTTCGCCTCTGCAATAAGATGTTTGATACTTGTGATTTGGACATGCTGTAATATTTGTGTAACTATAAAAACTTTaggataaataaaaaaaattaatcgtTAATTATTTTCAATGAAATAGTTGTCCCAatcattttaaataaaaaaaaaatagtgttAAACAAATTGAGTAATTACCTTTGTGTCTGATGAAGCAAGGAAGTGCGGTGAGGAGGAACAAAGGCAAGAGCAGCAGCATTTCCAAAGCTTACAGAAAAGGCATTTGAGGGGTGAGCTGACACAAATTTTTCAAGAGTTTCTTCAGGTAGCAAACATCTTTTAGATGAAGGGCTACGTAGCTCGTTTGGTGGATTCGCAAATGCCTTGTGAAATATCGCCAACATtgcttatttctttttcttttattgctTGAATATGAGTAATCTAATACAGAGTTCTTGGTTTTGTAGCTATTTAGTTAAAGGAGTGGAATAGGAATTAATAGTTCCTAGTTTGGGTATATATAGAACGTTGAACTCCTGTTTTGATAGTGATAAACGAGGCTAAGGATGAAAAAGTAACATATCCGTAAGTTACCAAACCAATTGAGTACTAATTCAAAACATGTTTTTTAAATATAAAGTTTATTATTTAATTATAATTTAGCAAAGATATTAATAGGATCGCATAATTAtcttatcaaaaagtttaaatcgttaaaaaaatatatttatatgatTAATTTCGACCATGCCCTTTTTTATGTGTGCTTAATTTTTTTATGAATCTGACAGATCTTATCTGAAagttttaaattattaaaaaactGCTTTACACTCCATCTCAAACTATATTATCATATTATCTATAAAATTTAAGATTAGATTATTTAATTTGATGGTGTCAATTTTATCTTGTAGTGGTTGGAACAGACATAAGAGTTTTGGGTTGGAATGAGGATGACGTGAAAATGCTGAGGACAGGATAAGGTTTCTCGTATTCCCATAAAATGTCTTTATCCGTTTAGttcttttgattttccttcaaacATT encodes the following:
- the LOC104240360 gene encoding stem-specific protein TSJT1, producing MLAIFHKAFANPPNELRSPSSKRCLLPEETLEKFVSAHPSNAFSVSFGNAAALAFVPPHRTSLLHQTQRLFCGYDDIYCLFLGSLNNLCAQIKQYGLSKGTNEAMLVIEAYRTLRDRGPYPADQVIKDFDGSYAFVIYDSKTGTVFVALGSDGGVKLFWGIAADGSVVISDDLEVIKAGCAKSFAPFPTGCMFHSEKGLMNFDHPMNKMRAMPRVDSEGAMCGANFKVDMYSRVNSIPRVGSEANWSDWNTSY